ACCAGCCGGTGCGGCGCGGGCGGCCGGTGGTCGTGCCGAACTCGCCGCCGCGTTCGCGCAGCTTCTCGCCGAACTCGTCGTCGAGCTCGGTCGGGAACGGCCCGGAACCGACGCGCGTGATGTACGCCTTCTGGATGCCGACGAGCCGGTCGATCTCGCGCGTCGAAATACCCGAACCGGTCGCGACACCCCCGGCGGTGGCCGAGGACGAGGTCACGTACGGATAGGTGCCGTGGTCAATATCGAGCATGGTCGCCTGGCCAGCCTCGAAGACGACGTTCTTGCCCGCCTCGAGCGCCTGGTGCAGCTCGAGCGCGGTGTCGCCGACCATGGGGCGCACGCGCTCCGCGAACGGCAGCAGGCTGTCCGCGATCTCGTCGACCGAGAACGCGCGGCGGTTGTACGCCTTCACGAGCAGCTCGTTCTTCTGCACGAGCGCGCCCTCGATCTTCTGGCGCAAGATGCCCTCATCAAAGAGGTCCTGCATCCGAATACCGACGCGCGACATCTTGTCGGCGTAGGTCGGGCCGATGCCGCGACCGGTCGTGCCGATGCGGCGCTTGCCGAGGAAGCGCTCGGTCACCTGGTCGAGCGCGCGATTGTACTCGGGGATGATGTGCGCGTTGCCCGAGATCCGCAGCTTCGAGATGTCGATGCCGCGCTCATCGAGGTGCTCGAGCTCTTCGAAGAGCACGTTGAGGTCCACGACCACGCCGTTGCCGATCACCGGTGTCACGCCGGGCGAGAGGATACCGGACGGCAGCAGGTGCAGCGCGTACTTCTCGTCGCCAA
This DNA window, taken from Gulosibacter molinativorax, encodes the following:
- a CDS encoding adenylosuccinate synthase, with translation MPGIAIIGTQWGDEGKGKATDLLGNRIDYVVKFNGGNNAGHTVVIGDEKYALHLLPSGILSPGVTPVIGNGVVVDLNVLFEELEHLDERGIDISKLRISGNAHIIPEYNRALDQVTERFLGKRRIGTTGRGIGPTYADKMSRVGIRMQDLFDEGILRQKIEGALVQKNELLVKAYNRRAFSVDEIADSLLPFAERVRPMVGDTALELHQALEAGKNVVFEAGQATMLDIDHGTYPYVTSSSATAGGVATGSGISTREIDRLVGIQKAYITRVGSGPFPTELDDEFGEKLRERGGEFGTTTGRPRRTGWFDSVVARYASRINGLTDIVMTKLDVLSTFETIPVCVAYDVEGQRFDEMPMSQSDIHHAKPIYEEFPGWEEDISGIQKFEDLPKNAQDYVLAVEELSGARISAIGTGPARDHIIERHNLLGD